One genomic window of Methylothermaceae bacteria B42 includes the following:
- the ribH gene encoding 6,7-dimethyl-8-ribityllumazine synthase (RibE; 6,7-diimethyl-8-ribityllumazine synthase; DMRL synthase; lumazine synthase; beta subunit of riboflavin synthase; condenses 5-amino-6-(1'-D)-ribityl-amino-2,4(1H,3H)-pyrimidinedione with L-3,4-dihydrohy-2-butanone-4-phosphate to generate 6,6-dimethyl-8-lumazine (DMRL); riboflavin synthase then uses 2 molecules of DMRL to produce riboflavin (vitamin B12); involved in the last steps of riboflavin biosynthesis; forms a 60mer (icosahedral shell) in both Bacillus subtilis and Escherichia coli; in Bacillus subtilis this 60mer is associated with the riboflavin synthase subunit (alpha) while in Escherichia coli it is not) yields the protein MTEIKTLEGALQATGMRFAIVAARFNGFIVEQLVQGAVDGLVRHGAEPANIRILKTPGAFELPLAIEAVAEHGGVDAIIALGVVIRGATPHFDYVAGECVKGISAVTMKYKVPVAFGVLTTDTIEQAIERAGTKAGNKGFDAAMTAIEMVDLLRQIKNS from the coding sequence ATGACAGAGATAAAAACACTGGAAGGCGCCTTACAGGCAACCGGGATGCGTTTCGCTATTGTGGCGGCGCGCTTTAATGGATTCATTGTTGAGCAGTTAGTGCAAGGGGCGGTGGATGGTTTGGTTCGCCACGGCGCGGAACCTGCCAATATTCGAATACTGAAAACACCTGGCGCTTTTGAGTTGCCCTTGGCTATTGAGGCGGTTGCCGAGCACGGTGGAGTGGATGCCATTATCGCTTTAGGGGTCGTCATCCGCGGCGCCACGCCTCATTTCGATTATGTGGCGGGAGAGTGTGTCAAGGGCATTTCGGCGGTTACCATGAAATACAAAGTGCCTGTGGCGTTTGGAGTGTTGACCACTGACACCATCGAGCAAGCCATCGAGCGGGCTGGAACCAAGGCGGGAAACAAGGGGTTTGATGCCGCCATGACAGCCATTGAAATGGTGGATTTATTGCGGCAAATAAAA